GATATGTGTTTTTTGCTGCTTTTTTTAAGTTAAAGCAGCCTTTATTTGCCTGTGCTGTTGGATATATGGCTGGGTGAAGAAGTGCGGAAAAAGAATTCAGGCATGTGAATGTATGCATGAAAGTGCATAGTCCCGTGTCAGGATGCTGTTCCAGGCACAAAAAGCCGGGAATGGTGCAAATGCTCATGTCTGAACAGACATGATTTATTTACCTACAGTAGTGTCAAATGCGTTTGATTTCAAATGAAGAATTGAGCCTGATTGCCGGCGGTGACGGTGAAAGTCCAGATAATCCAATCATTGCCTCACCAGTTGAGATTGTTGGGGTTGTCCCCAGAGAAATTGTAGGGCCAGGAAATCCCCCCCGCCCTAATGGACCGATCCCTACTCCTTATCAGCCGCCTATCACTAAAATAGAGTGAGCCTGAGTTAGATTCTTGAAAAGCGCCAAATTCTTGGCGCTTTTTTATTGCTGGTATCTTGCAATTTCATTTTTACAGAACAAAAAAGTCCCCTGCAATGACAGGGGACTTTTGTCTTGCATAGCGAAATTAACTGCGCTTGTTTAAAACAACAAAATTATTTCTTTAAACATTGAGCAAAGAATTTTTCGCTCCGGTTGTACAAGTCAAATACGTTAACGTCTTTGTTAAAACCATGCCCTTCTTCTGGATAGACTTTGTAATCCAGGGTTTTACCAGCTTTCAACAAGGCATCACGCATTTTTTCTCCATGAATCAGAGGAACGCGTCTGTCATCCGAGCCCATGGTCAGCATGATGGGGCCTTTGACGTTGGCGGCATTCCTGGCTGGTGAGCGCAATTCAAACAAGGCCGCATCGGTTTTGGAATCGCCTACCCAGAGTTTGAATTCATTGTTCAGGTAGCCACCGGTTGCCGCGTCGGCATTTTCAGAGGTATCTGACCAGGAAACGTTCTGCAAGAGGCCGAGATCACTGACGGCTACGACAGAACTGGCGCAACGCCACAAATCAGGGTCTCTGGTCATGCCCTGCAGGGATGCGTAGCCACCGTAACTACCACCCATCAGCGCCATGCGTTTTTTATCGACGATGCCCTCCTGCACCAGGAACATGGCACCATCATTGATATCATCCTGCATGGTGCCGCCCCATTGCTTCCACGCCTTGACATAATGGTTGCGACCATAGCCTTCTGAGCCGCGTGGTTCCAGTTCCAGGACGGCATAGCCACGCGAGGCAAAGAATTGCGCTTCAGGCCAACGACCCCAGGAAGAGAAGTGATATCCACGCACCATAGGGCCGCCATGAATATTCATGATCAATGGCAGGTTCTTGGCTTCAGTGCCTTTAGGCAAGGTCAGGTAGCCATACACAGGCAAGCCATCGCGGGCCTTGAAACCTATGTATTTGCGCTCTGCCATCAAGGCCGGACTTGCCCATTCACGGTCCTGCACTATGGGTTCCAGGGTTTTCTTTTGAGTATCAAACAAATAGTAAATGCCGGATTGGATATCTGAAGTGGCATGGACCAAGGCTTTGCTTCCATCAGAAGACAACCTGAAGGCGTTGTGGGTTGCTGGCAGGGAGGCATCGATTTGTTCAGTCAGGGATTTTCTTGCGCTATTGCCAAACCAGATGCGCGTCGGTTTAGCTGCATCATAATACAAGCCGACGACCTTGCCAGTCTCGTCATCGACTTCGCGTATCAAGCGTGCGCTGGCACTCTGGCCATTGATATCAAATATAGGGTCTGCATGCACCAGCTCACCAAATTTCTTGGTGACAGTGTCATACTTGAACACGGCCATTTTATCCAGGCCATCTTTGTTGGTAGAGACATACAAGGTGCGGTCATCATTGTCAAAGCCGAGCACGTCGTACATCGTGCCATCGTTGTAGCTGGATTGTTCAAATATTTTTTCCCATTTGTCACTGTCGGGAGCACGGTGATAGTAAGCCGTCATCTGTGGCTGACCAGCTGCCGGACGGATTTCACCTCTTTGTGCGATGCGCGGACGTTTGTGAGTATCCAGTTCCCAGCCTTCTGTACGGCCTGGTGACTCAAACGTCAATAATTGCGAGCGCCTGGTTTTGAAGTTGAATTTATAGACATCCGCATATTCCTTGCTTCTTCCACGCATGGAAACATAGGCTTCTGGCGAATCATTACCTTCTGCCATGATGATGCTGTCAATATGAATGTCGCCTTTCTTGCGTTCATTCGTATTTTCCAGCTCCATGCTTTTATCATTGTCTATATCGTAGTAGTAGGAGCCTTTATAGACAAAACGGCCCCTCGCTTCTTGTCCGTCGGCAGTGCGATAGAACAGATACTTATTACCTACCCAGCGACTCTCGGCAACGTCAAAGCGGGGAGATGAAGTGATGACTTTGGCTTTGCGCGTAGCAAGATCTATCAATACCAGATTGCCACGGCCATTCAGTGGCACGATGGCGGCAATGGTTTTTCCATCTGGTGACATCGACAAGTCACGGTAATCAGTCAGCTTGAAGAAAACTTCTACCGGTATGTCAGCAGCACTCTGATACGCCTTGGCTTCTGCTGGGGCTCCGGCATGTGCAGCGTAGATAGGCAAGGCAGCAAAAGCGGCAACGATCACATGTTGCAGCGTTGTACGAAATTTCATGTTTACTCCTAAAAATGGGGGCACTAGGCCCCCAAAAATTTGATCCTGTATTTACTTTACATGGATGCAATGCTGCGTGTTTTTTTTCAATAATCGCTTTGATTATTTGAACGCGTACTTAACAGAGAATTGGAAACGACGGCCAAATGGACTGTTATAACCTGAGTTGTATGGGAATGAACCATTATTCAGCGCGCTACGGGCATCAAATGGTGGCTTGGTATCGAACAGGTTGGAGATGTTCAATGCCAGTTCCATGTTTTTGAAGCCCTTGTAACCTGTAAACCAGTTCCAGGTTGTTGTGGAAGCTACGCGGCAGTAGGAAGCAGGAGCGCCATAGATGATGTCGATCTTGCAGCTCTCTGCCGGTGTACCAACATAGTCATAACCAGAGATATAGTTACCAGACGCTTCATGTGACCATGGGCCTTTTTCCCAGCCAACTGCGAGGGAGCCACGGAATTCAGGCTGGCTGTAGGTCTTGTTGTAATCAACCGTTTCGCTATCCGGGAATGGCGTTGTCAGATATTCCCTGGTCAGGGACATTTTTGAACGGAAGTTCAGTTTGCCGTATTCACCCAGATTCTGTTTGCCCTTGAAGTCCAGATCAAAACCACTGACCTGTGTTTTACCGATATTGATGTACGGCAGGTTTACTTCAGTGATATGACCACCTTTATCGCGGGTAATGTATTTCGCGAAGTTAGGGTCTTTCTGGTTCGACAGCAAATAGGTGATGTCCAGAGAGCTGATTTCATCACGACGTTCTATCTTGTAATAGTCTAGGGTGACGCTATAGTCCTTGACAGGTTCCCAAACGATACCGATGGTGTTGCTGGTGGATTTTTCTGGCTTGAGGTTGGCATTACCAGAAATGTTTGCCTTCAGCGAGATATTGCAGTCTGGTTCTTCACCAGTCTGGCACAGTACCGGATCTTGCTGGCCGTTATAGAAACCAACTGAGACAGATGGAGAAATTTCACGGAAGTTAGGCGCACGGAAGCCTTTTGCAATCGTGCCGCGCAACACTACAGTTGGAAGCACACTCCATTTTGCACCTATCTTCGGTGTCAGAGAATTGCCACCGACACTGTAATTATCTGCACGCACCGCAGTGGACAGTTCCAGGGATTTCAGTACAGGCAGATTCAACTCACCATACGCAGATGCGACATTACGGCTGGAGAATGGCAACTTTGGCAAACCACCGATGGAATAAACGCGTTGATCCAGGAAGTACTGGTCGTCGACGTCACTGGTGGATTCGCGGCGGTATTCAATACCGGCAGCGCTACCGGCAAAGCCACCTGGCAATTCAAACAATTCAGAATTACTGACTTTGAGATCAGCAAACCAGGTTTTATTTTCGCCCTGACGTCTCAACATAGGAGAGATTCTGGCGCGCACATCAGCTGCATTGTTGGCGGCGCCAGGCACATAAGTGCCATTTGCCAGTGCGGCTTCCATCTGATCGGTGATGATGAATCCGCGTTGATCTACGTTGACTTTACTTTGCAGGTAGCCGAGCGACGTATCATATTCCCAACTGCCCAATGTGCCTTTGAAACCGCCGATGACACGTGTTTCAGTATCCTTGACATCAATAGTGCGGGCACCCAGGTCGCCGGTACGCACCAGGTAACTCTTACCGCCAGCTATCGTGAAAGTGCCAGCGTCGTCATTCGCGTAAAACTGTGGATCAAAACGCAAATTGGTTTTGATTTGCGTGACCCCAGCTTCGATGAAGAAACTGTGATTCGCGCTGAACTGATATTCGCCACGGGCGAAGAAGGAATCGTTGGAACGTTTTGGAACCGCATCAGTCCAGTCAAAACGATCCAGCAGGCAGCGGCCGTTTGGTGCCAGGTTAGCTGTAGGGCATCCTGGCAGGGCAGTAATCACGTTATTGATCAGGACATTGCCAGGTACGGAGTAAGCTGTGCGGCGATCGCCTTTGGTAATGCCAAAACCACGGTAATCCTGGCTGTTATAGGCATTGATGTCGCGCATGGACAGTGCATCAGAGTCGTGATGCTCGAAAAAGCCCATCAGATTAAACTTGTCTGCTGCAATATCGCCCATGCCATAGGAGAGATTGAAGTCTTTGGATTTTGCCTTGCCGTGAGAGGTTGTGCCACCACTGACTTTGACTTCGCTGCCAGTGTAGTCTTTTCTCAGCCAGATATTGATTACGCCTGCGATCGCTTCCGAACCATAGATTGCGGATGCGCCATCGAGCAGGACGTCGATATGATCAACGGCACCGACAGGTATCGCGTCAAGATTGGCAAATTGTGACTGGAAGCCGGTAATGCCATATT
This is a stretch of genomic DNA from Undibacterium sp. KW1. It encodes these proteins:
- a CDS encoding S9 family peptidase → MKFRTTLQHVIVAAFAALPIYAAHAGAPAEAKAYQSAADIPVEVFFKLTDYRDLSMSPDGKTIAAIVPLNGRGNLVLIDLATRKAKVITSSPRFDVAESRWVGNKYLFYRTADGQEARGRFVYKGSYYYDIDNDKSMELENTNERKKGDIHIDSIIMAEGNDSPEAYVSMRGRSKEYADVYKFNFKTRRSQLLTFESPGRTEGWELDTHKRPRIAQRGEIRPAAGQPQMTAYYHRAPDSDKWEKIFEQSSYNDGTMYDVLGFDNDDRTLYVSTNKDGLDKMAVFKYDTVTKKFGELVHADPIFDINGQSASARLIREVDDETGKVVGLYYDAAKPTRIWFGNSARKSLTEQIDASLPATHNAFRLSSDGSKALVHATSDIQSGIYYLFDTQKKTLEPIVQDREWASPALMAERKYIGFKARDGLPVYGYLTLPKGTEAKNLPLIMNIHGGPMVRGYHFSSWGRWPEAQFFASRGYAVLELEPRGSEGYGRNHYVKAWKQWGGTMQDDINDGAMFLVQEGIVDKKRMALMGGSYGGYASLQGMTRDPDLWRCASSVVAVSDLGLLQNVSWSDTSENADAATGGYLNNEFKLWVGDSKTDAALFELRSPARNAANVKGPIMLTMGSDDRRVPLIHGEKMRDALLKAGKTLDYKVYPEEGHGFNKDVNVFDLYNRSEKFFAQCLKK
- a CDS encoding TonB-dependent siderophore receptor; the protein is MYLKEKKASQLVRTALCLMAGSMLTMNGYAQAVTEEPAKLQKIEITGSNIKRVQTEGASPVQIITRAELEKTGATSLSSVIQNLSSNNAGALTGVEYNGFSPGATTASLRGLGSGATLVLVNGRRVAQYGITGFQSQFANLDAIPVGAVDHIDVLLDGASAIYGSEAIAGVINIWLRKDYTGSEVKVSGGTTSHGKAKSKDFNLSYGMGDIAADKFNLMGFFEHHDSDALSMRDINAYNSQDYRGFGITKGDRRTAYSVPGNVLINNVITALPGCPTANLAPNGRCLLDRFDWTDAVPKRSNDSFFARGEYQFSANHSFFIEAGVTQIKTNLRFDPQFYANDDAGTFTIAGGKSYLVRTGDLGARTIDVKDTETRVIGGFKGTLGSWEYDTSLGYLQSKVNVDQRGFIITDQMEAALANGTYVPGAANNAADVRARISPMLRRQGENKTWFADLKVSNSELFELPGGFAGSAAGIEYRRESTSDVDDQYFLDQRVYSIGGLPKLPFSSRNVASAYGELNLPVLKSLELSTAVRADNYSVGGNSLTPKIGAKWSVLPTVVLRGTIAKGFRAPNFREISPSVSVGFYNGQQDPVLCQTGEEPDCNISLKANISGNANLKPEKSTSNTIGIVWEPVKDYSVTLDYYKIERRDEISSLDITYLLSNQKDPNFAKYITRDKGGHITEVNLPYINIGKTQVSGFDLDFKGKQNLGEYGKLNFRSKMSLTREYLTTPFPDSETVDYNKTYSQPEFRGSLAVGWEKGPWSHEASGNYISGYDYVGTPAESCKIDIIYGAPASYCRVASTTTWNWFTGYKGFKNMELALNISNLFDTKPPFDARSALNNGSFPYNSGYNSPFGRRFQFSVKYAFK